One segment of Leptodactylus fuscus isolate aLepFus1 chromosome 7, aLepFus1.hap2, whole genome shotgun sequence DNA contains the following:
- the NHLH1 gene encoding helix-loop-helix protein 1 produces the protein MMLNSEQTEIPAHSETESVFSDCGGGGGLNDAGGISLCGETRICEASDAVKRELQHLSREERRRRRRATAKYRTAHATRERIRVEAFNLAFAELRKLLPTLPPDKKLSKIEILRLAICYISYLNHVLDV, from the coding sequence ATGATGTTGAACTCCGAACAAACAGAAATCCCTGCTCATTCCGAGACTGAATCCGTGTTTAGCGATTGCGGAGGTGGTGGAGGACTCAATGACGCGGGTGGGATCAGTTTATGCGGAGAAACGCGGATTTGCGAAGCCAGCGACGCGGTAAAACGGGAGCTTCAGCACTTGAGTCGAGAGGAGAGGCGAAGACGGAGGAGAGCCACGGCCAAATATCGCACGGCACACGCTACACGGGAGCGCATACGGGTCGAAGCATTCAATTTGGCCTTCGCAGAGTTGAGGAAGCTTCTACCAACTCTTCCCCCCGACAAGAAACTGTCCAAAATTGAGATCCTCCGACTAGCTATCTGCTACATCTCCTATCTCAACCATGTTTTAGATGTGTGA